The genome window CATGGTTAGTCAATCAAGGTATTGATGAGAAGAGAATAACCACTAGAGGTTATTGGTTCAGCAAACCAATTGCTACTAATAAAACAGCAGAAGGCAAACAAAAGAACAGAAGAATTGAATTCGTCCGTACAAAATAATTTCCGTATAATCCTATTTCTAAGGGCGAATCAAATGATTCGCCTTTTTTATTTTAATAACAAAATAAACTCTGGAAAAGCTTCCAAATATTTTTTACTGAAAAGGAATATTTTCCAGTTAAGTAAAGAATTATTTTAGAAGCGCTATTTTTATTTTTAGACTATCGGCGCCGTAAATATACCACATTCCACCAGCTTTGATTTCCTTTTTAAATGAAAGACTATCAACATCCAAATGTTCCCAACTTAAGCCTACATTTTTAAAATAATTCTTATCATAAACTGTTAAAATCTTTTTTTCGGAACCACAATAAATTATTCCTCTTACACCTTTTTCAAATAAATATTTTTGGTATTCCTTAACTGTTGGTTTTGGTCCTACAACTACATTTGGAAGAACAAGTGATACTTTACCATTAGACATTGATTCATAAAACAATGACGGTGGAAAAGCTTTTTTCTCAAATTTAAAAGTCTGAATGAATGCTTCGCTTATTAAGGAATTAGTGTTTACAGCATGAATTATTGTTGGTTTGGAAAGTGCGCGAACAAACAATGTTATCTCAAAAACTCCACTGGCATCATAAGGATAAATTGATACAGGCTTAAGGAAATATTGAATGGATTTTTGTTTTAGTAATTTAGCTTCCTTATTTATCCAGCTTGTATCATCAGGATTTTTATCATTCAACAATGCAACAACACTTCGAACGCCGCTTGGGAAGATGATTTTATCGAATTCATCGTCTGTTGGATAAGGTGTAAAATAAATATCATTTGCCAATTTAATCACTTCCCCTCTTTCAAGATTGTTCACGTTATCTAATGGAATTCTCGATTTAGCCGGTTTAACAGCAAGATTATTTCTCAATTCTAAAAGTACTTTCCGAAAAACATTAATCCGGTTATTATCCAAATATGAATGAATATAATACTTCCCCTTTTTATTAATTAAAGTATCAAGCAAGTTTTTTATCCGGGATTTTTCCAAAGTATTCCAGGGAAGCAAATGAATTTCAATGATTTTTATTTTGGTTAGGCTGGCATTAAACAATTCATCTTTTAATAAACTTGATTCAAATGGAAAGACTGAAGGATTTAATAATGAAATAACTGCATCATAACCATCGTCTTTTAACTTCGAAAGCATTTTATTATTCGGAAAAGTTCCGATGGTGAATGATGCATTTTTGATATTTAGAACTTGTTCGGATCTTGAACCAGATATCAACGCGGGATTCATCCATATTCCGGCAGAAAAAATTGCGGTTACAATTATTGTTAGTACGATAAGGATTGAAACCAAATTATTTTTAGTCCTTAATAAAAAAGCGAACGCTACTATCGCCAGGTAAAAAAACAATATGGTTATTACTATTATTAAACTAACAACCGAAAATTCATTTACCCATGCTCCACAATTTAGCTTGTCAATAATTGAAGCTATAAATTCAAAAAATAATACTGAACCTAATGTTAGGATAGAAAACATTATTAAGATAAAGAATACGAGAACAAATAAAACATTCTTAACTGAAACACTAAAGTATATGTTTTCAAATTTTTTAATGATTTGCATCTTTAATCCTGGAATCATTTTGTTTGATGCAAATTAATGTTTTTAAATGGAAATAGCATTCAATTCATAAATAAATTATTCTGGTTTTTAATAGCAATGAATTTATTTAAATTACAACTGATTAGTTTAGTTTTTATAGAACAGCTTTATAATGGACAAATACAAAATTAGCTTAAATTCTTAAAGGCTAAAGATTATATTGAAAGCATAAACAAAGGGATATTACCTTGGTGCGGTGGATTGAATATTAAAACCATTTTCAACCGAAGAATTAATGTTATGAATTAGAAAACATATCTTTTAATAAATCATAATAGAAGATGAGAGTGTAAATATGAAAAAATTATTTAGTATTGCTTCCTGGAATGTTGAACATTTCAAAAATGATCCTGCCAGAATTGATTTGATAATTGACTTCCTGAAGATCCAAAATCCGGATGTATTTGCTCTTTACGAAGTTGAAAGTGCTAAAGTGTATGACTCGCTTGTAACCAAATTACCCGACTACAGTTTTCATATTACAGAAGGTACACAGGTTCAGGAAATATTAGTTGGAGCAAATAAAAAACTAACTACATTTTTTACCCAGAAGATGGAATTTAAATCCGGCGATACTTATTTGCGACCTGGTGCTTTGCTTACGGTTCGACTTGACAATTTGGATTACCCGATTCTCTTCCTTCATACAAAAAGCGCTAACTCACCAATTGGACTTGGAATACGTGACGATATGTTTGAACGTGCATTCAAGTTAAAAAAATATCTTGATGAAATTTCAAAGAAAGCCGGTAAAGGTATTTCTAACTTTATTTTTCTTGGCGACCTGAATATTATGGGAATGGAATATCCATTCGATAAAAAAATTCTTGCTGATATTGAGTTGAAAAAGATTGCTAAAAATGCACAAAGTTGTAATATGGTTTTACTAACCAAAACTTCGGACTTTACGTGGTGGAATGGTCCTTCAAGTAAATTGAAACCTTCAAACTTAGATCAGGTTGTTGCTTCCAAACAACTAAAGTTTACTTCTTTTAATGGTAAAAATGTTGATGTTAGAGGATGGGTTAACGAAAAAGATAATACTGCCAAAGCTGACTGGATTAAAAAATATTCTGATCATTCTTTGCTTTACTTGCAGTTAGAAAAAAAATAATAACAAGGGAAATTTATGTTTAAAAAATTATTGCTGTTTATTTTTATAATAACATTCAGTAAAACTTTTTTAGCACAATCTCAATTCGGGGATTTTCTGAATCGCGTTAATTCTATATCCGATCAAACAGCAAAGAAGACCGTAGTAGATAGCTTTTATTCATTTGCGCAAACTAAAGGAATTCCATTTATTGAAAAGAATACTGCAAATTTTATTTACCGTGGTAATTCTAATACCGTTCAAGTTGCTGGCGATTTTACTGGCTGGAATCCCAGTCCAAATTTAACAAAACTGGATGGTACGGATTTGTTTTATGGAAGCGCTAACTTTGAAATGAATGCAAGACTTGACTACAAATTTATTTTGAATGGTGGCACCTGGATACTTGATCCGGCTAACCCACACAGAGTACCAGGTGGTTTTGGTGCAAATTCAGAACTTGCTATGCCGGAGTATGTACAACCCTGGGAGATAAATTATAAAGCGAATATAAAGCATGGCAAAATAGAACAGAAATCAATCCACAGTAATATCGTGAAGGCAAATTACCAATTACGAATATATTTGCCACCAGATTATGATTCATCAGCAACAACATATCCAGCTGTTTATTTTCAAGATGGAAATGATTATTTAAATTTTGCCAGCGCACAAAATATTATTGATAATCTGCTGGATAGCAATAAGATTAAACCATTTGTGGGTATTTTTGTTCAACCCAATAACCGGAATGATGAATATGCGTATGGTAAAAGAAATTTATATGCACAATTTTTTGTTGAGGAGTTGGTTCATTTTATTGATTCAATTTATAATACTGATCCTAAACCGAATAACAGATTAGTTCTTGGTGATTCTTTCGGTGGAAATATTTCTGCAATTATTTGTTATAATCATCCCGATGTATTTGCAAATTGCGGGCAGCAGTCCGGCGCTTTCTGGACGAACAATAATGAAGTAAGCAATATGTTAAGATTGCAGGAAGCTAAACCGATTAAAATCTTTTCAGTCTGGGGAACCTACGCTGATGTATCTGATGACTGGAGGTTGATAAAAGATGTTTTAGTTACAAAAGGTTATCAACTTAAATGGATTGAAAGACCGGAGGGACATAGTTGGGGTTTGTGGCGTGCTACTCTTGATGATCTTCTCCAATACTTTTTTCCGGCTAATTCAACATCAGTTAAAGATATAAATCCGGAAAAAGTATCTTTCACTTTAAAACAAAATTATCCAAATCCATTTAATCCCATAACGACGATAGAATACACGATTCCAATTCAAGAAGCAAACCCGGGTGTATTCATACAATTAAAAGTATATGATATTATTGGAAATGAAGTAACTGTTCTTGTAAACGAAAATCAGGAACCAGGTAATTATAGAATCAATTTTGATGGCAGAAAACTTTCTAGTGGAACATACTATTACAAATTACAAGCAGGAGATTTAGTTTCTATAAAAAAACTAATTCTGCTAAAGTAAATTTCAACAAGGTACTAGAGTTAATTATTTCCTTGTAGAACTCCATTATAAAATTCCTTAATGGAATAATTTAATTGTACCGTTTTAAATTAATCCTACAATTATTGATCTACTTAATGTTAAACTTCAAATTCTAATTTCCAAAGAAAGAAAATATTTTAGTATCTGCCGGATTCCTACGTTATGTGGAATGGTAATCAGAAATAGAAAATGGTTGTAACGTTACTTATAGAAACCAATCCAGTATATAGCACATAGGCGTCAACCTAAGAAAATTTTGCACTTGAATAGCTCCGGCATTTATGCCGGAGTATCGGAATCCACAAAAAATCCTGGACTTTAGTCCAACCTACTTGCAGTAGGCAAGTACAATCCTAATGTTGGGTTAAAGCCCTAAATTCATGGAGAATATTCTTTCCCCGACTTGAAAACCTGCCTACGGTAAGCAGGGTCGGGGCTATTTTCATCATAAACTAAATATTTTACCTTAAGTTGACGCCTTGAGTATATAGCAGGATTTAGGCAGTCGGAATTGTAATTTGCTTCCTACCTATTTCAGCCATTCCCTTAGAAATAATTATTTCACTCCAAATCCTGGTTCCAAATTGTGCTGTTGACTCTAAATTAATTACTTTTATATTATATAAAAAAAGCAAGAAAGGATTTTCAATTTTATTGTTACTGATGCGGAATAATAATATCCGTAATTACTAATTTAATTTTTAAAAATAATTTTAAGGAGATAAAAAATGGAAAAGACAATAACACTGCTAACAGAAAAAGATCAGTTCTTACAAACTTTTGAACGTGAATACCAGACAACTGTTAAAGTTCTTAAAGCATTTCCTTCAAACAAACTAGATCTAAAACCAGCAGAAAAATCTCGCACAGCCAGAGATCTTGCATGGACTTTTGTAATGGAATTAGGAGTTTTTGAAATGGCGCTAAAGGGAAAAATTGATTTCAGTGGACAAACACCTCCTGCACCCAAAACAATTGATGAAATTATTGCGACGTATGATAAATCTTTTAAACAGATTTTGAACAAAATAAAGAATTTAGTGGAAGACAATTTGAATACTCCTGTTGCATTTCCTGTTGGTCCAAAACAGATGATGGACTTAAGGACAATCGATATTTTTTGGACAATTCTAATGGATATGATTCATCATCGTGGACAGATGTCTGTTTACATTCGTATTGCTGGTGGAAAAGTACCTTCTATTTATGGTCCAACTGCAGACGAACCCTGGATGTAAAATATTTTCTCTTAATAGAATTTCATATTATTTGAGAATTGATATAAAGCTAATAGTTTAAAATGCAAGGTTTTCAGAGGCTTGAAGTATCGATAAATTTTAATAAAAAGAGATTGGATGGAATAATCGAAGTTCAATTTGATTATTATATGCATTCGATCTCGATTTATATCTAAATATAACGTGCTATAGAATATGTGAGAAAATAAATAGAGAATTAATAAAATCTAAAAAATCCTCCCCATACTTTGTAGCTTTTATTTTTAGGTTTTCAGTTATAAATGCATCATTTTTCATTCTTCATTCTACACTCTTCGTTCTTCACTCTTCGTTCTTTCCCACCCCCTATTTCAAAGTTCACTAAATTCATCTATTTTTAACCTGAAAAAATGTTTTTTTAATATTGCAGGTATTTAAATGTGGAAGGGATTTTTTATTTTCGTATTCATATCAATTGCATTTACAGTTATTCAATCGCAGAACATTAGTGTTAAAAGCAGCGCCCAGCTTACTTACGATGCACAGGGAGCATTTTATTATCCAAAGTTTACACCTGATGGTAAAAAGGTTTTTTTTAGCGCAGCAAACTTTGCCGGGCTCTATTATATGGAACTTAGCAAAGGGAAACTGGTTAAGTTCAATGATTATTATGGAGCCGGATATGGTTTTGCCTTTTCAAGGGATTCGAAAAATGTGTATTTCAGAATAAATAGATTTGAGAATAGAAGAAAATTATCATCACTTTTAACAGAGAATCTTAGCAACAAAAAAATAAAATATTTAGTTAAAGATAAAAAGGATTTATCAACTCCATTGGTAACAAAAAATGGAAATTGTGTTTATACAAATTCCGGTGAAGTTACGGTCCTGAATTCAACCAACAAAAAGCTTAGCAGAGTACAAATAAAAAAAACCAACCCGGTTGTGCTTATCGAAAATCAAAATTTAATATTGTTCAGGAATGGAAAAAAGAATGTTCTTAATCCTCTTGGAAACGGCAACTATATCTGGCCATCGCTTTCTGCTGATGGAAAGAAAATTTTGTTTACATTTGCTGGAGATGCGTCTTACATTTGCGATCTTAATGGTAATGTGCTGGTAAACTTAGGTTGGGCAAATGCTCCACAATGGTCTCCGGATGGTAATTGGATTGCTTATATGATAGATAAAAGCGATGGACATAATTTTACTTCATCAGATATTTGGGCAGTAACCTCCGATGGAAAAAATAAAGTGCAGTTAACATTTACTGATGACCAGATTGAACTTTATCCCGACTGGTCTCCTGCCGGTGATAAAATTGTTTACCATACACTAAATGGTAATGTTCATATGTTAAATCTGAATGTTACCAAATAAAAATTTTGAGAAAAATTTTTCTACCTAATTGACAACAAGATAATTTTATTTTAATCCTAACAGGATCATATCCGCAAGTATATTTGCACTTTCTTTAAGAAGCGGATCATCAAGTTTATCTTCTCTTGGCGCTACTTCACCTTTCTGAAGCAATTTAAGTCCAGCAGCTTGTCTTCTTTCGTTTAAACGCTGCAATCGTTTTTCTTCGGCTTCATCTTTTTCTTTTTTGCGCTGCTCCAGGTTTAGAGATAACATTTTTTTCTGACGCTCAGCTTTATAATCATCAATCTCTTCAATAATATTCTGGAATTCTGCGCTGTCCTTAACGCGTTCATCATGTTTTGTTAAAAGTTTTGGAATAATTTCTTTTAAATTTTCGAACAAATTAAATTTAGCAGAAGCTATTTGATCGTAAGGAAGAGAGCTTGGTTCAGAGCTTTCTCTAAACTCATTCGAATCTGCAGATGAAGGAAATGGAATATCAGGTATTACACCAAGTCGTTGAGTGCTGCCACCATTTATTCTGTAAAATTTTGCAATTGTAATTTTTAACTGCCCCAGTTTTGTAGAATCACCCAAGGAAAGCCGGTTAAGATCAATTAAATTTTGAACAGTTCCCTTTCCATAAGTTTGTTCGCCAATAATCAATCCGCGCTGGTAATCCTGAATTGCACCAGCAAATATTTCAGAAGCTGACGCACTAAACCTGTTAACTAAAACGGCGAGCGGTCCTCCATATACAATACCATTATCCGGATCTGTTCCAACTTCAATCCTTCCATCAGAATTTCTCACTTGAACAACCGGACCATCTTTAATGAATAAGCCGGTCAAGTCAATTGCTTCCTGCAAAGAACCGCCGCCATTATTTCTTAAATCTAAAATAACACCATCAACTTTTTCATCCTTCAATTCAAGTAACAATTTTTTTACATCTCGAGTTGCATTTTTATAATCTTTTTCACCGCGGGCTTGCGCTTCGTAATCAAAATAAAAAGATGGCAATGTTATTACACCAAGTTTGTATGGAACACCTTCCTCGTTTAATTGAATAACTTCTTTTTTTGCTGCCTGTTCTTCTAATTTAACTTTTTCTCTTACTAACCGTATTTCCTTGGGGGTGGAATTAACTCCAAGCTCAGCTTCCAGGATTTGAAGACGTACAACTGTTCCTTTTGGACCGCGTATTTTTTTAACAACATCATCAAGGCGTAAGCCGATTACATCAACAAATTTACCGGTATCTCCCTGTGCAACTGCAATAATTTTATCATCTTTATGAATCAAATTACTTTTAAATGCGGGACCGCCAGCAATAACTTCAACCACTTTTGTGTAATCATCTTCAGCTCCAAGCTGTGCACCAATCCCTTCCAAAGAAAGGCTCATATTTATCTTAAAGTTTTCTGAAGTAACAGGAGAAAAATAATTTGTATGCGGATCAATTGCTTCTGTAAAACTGTTCATATAAAATTGAAAAACATCTTCGCTATTATACTGAAGCATCCTCTTCTGGAAATTTTCGTAACGTTTTTTCAAGATGTCAGCAGTTTCTTTCCAGGTTTTTCCCTTAAGTATTTCGTTAAGAGCCTCATTCTTAATCCGTTTCCGCCAGATGTCATTAAGATCGGTTTCATCATTTATCCAATTAGCGTTTTTTCTATCAACTTCATAATATTCATTAACTGTAAAGTCAGGTTCAGTATCAAGAACCTTGTAGATATAATTATCTCTTTCTTTAAGCCGTTCAATAAATTTATTGTAGATATCGTAAGCTGGTTTTAATCTACCAATTTTAAGATCGTCATCAAGTTCGGTTCTATATTTTTTAAATCCTTCAATATCGGAAGCAAGAAAGTAGGTTTTACTATAATCAAGCGATTGCAGATAACGATCGAGAATTATTGAAGCCAACGAATCATTAACATTCGTTTTCTTGTAATGGTATCTTGTAAGTAAAGTCATTATCAACAGGTCAGATTTCTGATGTTTACTTTCTGGTTGCAGAGTGGTTATCGTATCGCCATCCTGCTTTATCTTTTCTGGGAAAGAATTTGCAGGTACATATGTTACTAAAACGAATAAGAACCAAATAAAAAAGAGTTTTTTCATAATTCAATTCCGATTAAATTTATCTTTCTTTAACAAAATTCCTGATTATAAGTTTCCATTGATTGTGATTATCTGTTTTTAATCAATTTGATTTACATTCGGCAGTGGCATTTTTTTTACCAGGATTTTATCAATCCTATTACCATCCATATCTACAACTTCAAAGGATAAACCAGAATTTTCAAATTTATCTCCTGTATGTGGAATTCTTTCAAGCTGAAGCATTATAAAACCGCTTATAGTTTGAAATTCTTCTTCTTCCTCACCAGGAAGTATTTCCAGACTAAAGATTTCTTTAAATTCATCGATAGGGATCATTCCATCAATTAACCAGGATTCATCTTCTCTTTTAACTGCATAAGGTTCCTCTTCTTGATCAGAACCAGGAAATTCTCCAAGCACTTCTTCAACAAGATCAGTTAAGGTAACCAATCCTTGGATGCCACCATATTCATCAATAACAATTGCAACATGGTTTTTGGTTTCTTTAAATCGCTCAAGAAGTATTAGCGCTCTGGAAGTTTCTGGCACAAACAAAGGCTGAAGCAAAGAATCTTTCAGCATCAAATCCTTATTTTCAATGTGGGATTTGAATATATCTTTTATTCGAACAACGCCAAGCAGGTTATCAATATTTTCATCACAAACAGGGTAATGAGAATAATTTCTTTCTGATATAATTTTCAGATTCTCATCCATTGGTGAATGCAAATCGAGCCAGGCAATTTGCGTACGTGGTGTCATAATCGATTCTACCCTTTTATCGCCAAATTTGAAAACAGAATTAAGAATATCTTGTTCCGCCTCTTCAATTATTCCCGCAGTCTTTCCTTCCCGGATTAGAATTTTTATTTCCTCTTCTGTTACTGTTGGCTCACTGGATGGTTTAACTCCCAGCAATTTTAAAATAACATTTGTAGAAAATGTTAAAAAACTTACGATGGGTTTTGCAATAATGGAAATTACCTTCATAGGGAAAGCAATAAGAATTGCAATTTTTTCAGGATTGTTGATAGCAATTCTCTTCGGTACTAACTCGCCAATAATCAAGGAAAGGTAAGTGATGAATGTGATAACAATAAAATAACCTAAAAATCCGCTGTACTTGGCAGTAAGTTCAAACGACTTAAAATATAATACTAACTTTTCTGCAAGCGTAGCACCGCCAAAGGTACCGGCAATAATTCCAACCGCAGTTATG of Ignavibacteriales bacterium contains these proteins:
- a CDS encoding hemolysin family protein encodes the protein MLDVNKMDSTTIEIIILLILFFANGIFAMSEIAIVSSRKARLEDLNKKGHHRSKIALDLANSPGKFLSTVQVGITAVGIIAGTFGGATLAEKLVLYFKSFELTAKYSGFLGYFIVITFITYLSLIIGELVPKRIAINNPEKIAILIAFPMKVISIIAKPIVSFLTFSTNVILKLLGVKPSSEPTVTEEEIKILIREGKTAGIIEEAEQDILNSVFKFGDKRVESIMTPRTQIAWLDLHSPMDENLKIISERNYSHYPVCDENIDNLLGVVRIKDIFKSHIENKDLMLKDSLLQPLFVPETSRALILLERFKETKNHVAIVIDEYGGIQGLVTLTDLVEEVLGEFPGSDQEEEPYAVKREDESWLIDGMIPIDEFKEIFSLEILPGEEEEEFQTISGFIMLQLERIPHTGDKFENSGLSFEVVDMDGNRIDKILVKKMPLPNVNQID
- a CDS encoding alpha/beta hydrolase-fold protein, producing the protein MFKKLLLFIFIITFSKTFLAQSQFGDFLNRVNSISDQTAKKTVVDSFYSFAQTKGIPFIEKNTANFIYRGNSNTVQVAGDFTGWNPSPNLTKLDGTDLFYGSANFEMNARLDYKFILNGGTWILDPANPHRVPGGFGANSELAMPEYVQPWEINYKANIKHGKIEQKSIHSNIVKANYQLRIYLPPDYDSSATTYPAVYFQDGNDYLNFASAQNIIDNLLDSNKIKPFVGIFVQPNNRNDEYAYGKRNLYAQFFVEELVHFIDSIYNTDPKPNNRLVLGDSFGGNISAIICYNHPDVFANCGQQSGAFWTNNNEVSNMLRLQEAKPIKIFSVWGTYADVSDDWRLIKDVLVTKGYQLKWIERPEGHSWGLWRATLDDLLQYFFPANSTSVKDINPEKVSFTLKQNYPNPFNPITTIEYTIPIQEANPGVFIQLKVYDIIGNEVTVLVNENQEPGNYRINFDGRKLSSGTYYYKLQAGDLVSIKKLILLK
- a CDS encoding DinB family protein, with amino-acid sequence MEKTITLLTEKDQFLQTFEREYQTTVKVLKAFPSNKLDLKPAEKSRTARDLAWTFVMELGVFEMALKGKIDFSGQTPPAPKTIDEIIATYDKSFKQILNKIKNLVEDNLNTPVAFPVGPKQMMDLRTIDIFWTILMDMIHHRGQMSVYIRIAGGKVPSIYGPTADEPWM
- a CDS encoding carboxy terminal-processing peptidase — protein: MKKLFFIWFLFVLVTYVPANSFPEKIKQDGDTITTLQPESKHQKSDLLIMTLLTRYHYKKTNVNDSLASIILDRYLQSLDYSKTYFLASDIEGFKKYRTELDDDLKIGRLKPAYDIYNKFIERLKERDNYIYKVLDTEPDFTVNEYYEVDRKNANWINDETDLNDIWRKRIKNEALNEILKGKTWKETADILKKRYENFQKRMLQYNSEDVFQFYMNSFTEAIDPHTNYFSPVTSENFKINMSLSLEGIGAQLGAEDDYTKVVEVIAGGPAFKSNLIHKDDKIIAVAQGDTGKFVDVIGLRLDDVVKKIRGPKGTVVRLQILEAELGVNSTPKEIRLVREKVKLEEQAAKKEVIQLNEEGVPYKLGVITLPSFYFDYEAQARGEKDYKNATRDVKKLLLELKDEKVDGVILDLRNNGGGSLQEAIDLTGLFIKDGPVVQVRNSDGRIEVGTDPDNGIVYGGPLAVLVNRFSASASEIFAGAIQDYQRGLIIGEQTYGKGTVQNLIDLNRLSLGDSTKLGQLKITIAKFYRINGGSTQRLGVIPDIPFPSSADSNEFRESSEPSSLPYDQIASAKFNLFENLKEIIPKLLTKHDERVKDSAEFQNIIEEIDDYKAERQKKMLSLNLEQRKKEKDEAEEKRLQRLNERRQAAGLKLLQKGEVAPREDKLDDPLLKESANILADMILLGLK